GGAGGAAAGACATGAGTATTTTTGAACAGCGCGAATCCGAGATCCGGGGTTATTGCCGAGTCTATCCAGTGGTGTTTGATAAGGCATTCAATGCCCGCCAAACCGACGAGAACGGCAATGAATATATCGATTTTTTTGCCGGTGCCGGGGTACTTAACTTTGGCCACAACAACGAGCGCATGACCCAAGCCGTTATTAAATATATTCAAGGTAATGGCGTTACCCACAGTTTGGACATGCACACCACTGCTAAGCGGGATTTCATGGAACGGTTTGTCAAAACCATAATGGACCCCCGCGGCATGGATCACAAAATGCAGTTTATGGGGCCCACGGGCACCAACTCTGTTGAAGCCGCATTAAAAATTGCTCGCCGCGCGACAGGACGCCGAGAAATCATCGCCTTTACCAAAGGCTTTCACGGCATGACGCTAGGTGCACTGGCATGTACTGCAAACCAAGCGTTTCGGGGGCAGCAGGCATTCCATTAGAACATGTCAAACACTACCCCTTTGGCGAAGACAGCACTATTACTCAACTACGGGCCATGTATAGCGACAGTTCCAGCGGCATGTTGCCTCCGGCCGCATTTTTGGTAGAACCAATTCAGGCCGAAGGCGGCGTCAATATTGCCAGCCAGGCGTGGCTGAAGGATCTGTGCGACTTGGCTAAAGAGTTTGGCTCGCTCGTAATTTTTGATGATATTCAGGCCGGTTGCGGTCGCACTGGCTCCTACTTCAGCTTTGACGGCATGGGGCTAGACCCAGATATTATCTGCCTCGCC
The DNA window shown above is from Spongiibacter sp. IMCC21906 and carries:
- a CDS encoding aminotransferase class III-fold pyridoxal phosphate-dependent enzyme gives rise to the protein MSIFEQRESEIRGYCRVYPVVFDKAFNARQTDENGNEYIDFFAGAGVLNFGHNNERMTQAVIKYIQGNGVTHSLDMHTTAKRDFMERFVKTIMDPRGMDHKMQFMGPTGTNSVEAALKIARRATGRREIIAFTKGFHGMTLGALACTANQAFRGQQAFH